The Pirellulimonas nuda genome includes a region encoding these proteins:
- a CDS encoding type II secretion system F family protein, translated as MLPLALISTSLAAKAGIFCCVAAAVWWVVDLVSSKGSNRVEDRLEGIRDPRGRKNDKRKGMGGQADAMARLIGSASPTLAAPLQPKTEAEAGKLKSKLAHAGFRGENAVSTFLGIKFFCLLAGFVAGGGTMAVIKGLTTEAAMGTVAVAGVMFYLPDVVVWFLRRNRQDAIFMSLPDALDLMVVCVEAGLGLDQAMRKVSEEMGTTYPVLTSEFALSNLHLQMGKSRNDVLHDLGDRTGVDDLKALSAILIQADKFGSSVAQALRVQSDSMRVRRRQMAEEKAAKTAVKLIFPLVLFIFPALFIVLVGPAAITMINEMFPAMQGAG; from the coding sequence ATGCTTCCGCTAGCCCTAATCAGCACGTCGCTCGCCGCCAAAGCAGGCATCTTTTGCTGTGTCGCCGCCGCGGTGTGGTGGGTCGTCGACCTCGTTTCGTCCAAGGGCTCGAACCGCGTCGAGGACCGCCTCGAAGGCATCCGCGACCCGCGCGGCCGAAAGAACGACAAGCGCAAGGGGATGGGGGGCCAGGCGGACGCTATGGCCAGGTTGATCGGCAGCGCCTCGCCCACCCTGGCGGCGCCGCTGCAACCCAAGACCGAGGCCGAGGCCGGCAAGCTCAAGAGCAAGCTGGCCCACGCCGGCTTCCGCGGCGAGAACGCGGTAAGCACCTTTCTCGGCATCAAGTTCTTCTGCCTGCTGGCGGGCTTTGTGGCCGGCGGCGGCACGATGGCGGTCATCAAGGGACTGACCACCGAGGCCGCGATGGGGACCGTCGCCGTGGCGGGCGTCATGTTCTACCTGCCGGACGTGGTGGTGTGGTTCCTGCGTCGCAACCGCCAGGACGCCATCTTCATGTCGCTCCCCGACGCGCTCGACCTGATGGTGGTGTGCGTCGAGGCGGGCCTGGGGCTCGACCAAGCGATGCGCAAGGTGTCCGAAGAGATGGGCACGACCTACCCGGTGCTCACCAGCGAGTTCGCCCTGAGCAACCTCCACCTGCAGATGGGCAAGAGCCGCAACGACGTGCTGCACGACCTGGGAGACCGCACCGGGGTCGACGACCTGAAAGCGCTGTCGGCCATCCTGATCCAGGCAGACAAGTTCGGCTCCAGCGTCGCGCAGGCACTGCGTGTTCAGAGCGACTCGATGCGGGTCCGCCGCCGCCAGATGGCCGAAGAGAAGGCGGCCAAGACCGCGGTGAAGCTGATCTTCCCGCTGGTGCTGTTCATCTTCCCGGCGTTGTTCATCGTGCTGGTCGGCCCCGCCGCGATCACGATGATCAACGAGATGTTCCCCGCGATGCAGGGAGCGGGTTAG
- a CDS encoding CpaF family protein, protein MTKLPSGPAVLSQKEKEAEFENIKRRIHTKLVDKLDLSRVGELEGDVLRREIRLVVEHLCDTEDTFLNRNERDRLVEEVLDETFGLGPMEMLLKDPSISEIMINGPKNVFVERKGKLVKTGVVFRDNKHLMQIIDRIVSRVGRRVDEVCPMVDARLPDGSRVNAIIPPLALDGPSVTIRRFGSNPLKLEDLLNYKSMTPEMVMLLEGAMKAHLNIIISGGTGSGKTTLLNTLSSFISNDDRIVTIEDAAELQLQQEHVVRLETRPPNIEGKGRISATDLVKNCLRMRPDRIIIGECRGGETLDMLQAMNTGHDGSLTTCHANTPRDAIARLETMIMMAGFEMPMKAMRSQIAGAVDLIVQASRLQGGTRKVTHITEVMGMEQDTIVMQDIFKYVQDGVDENGRAIGHFVSTGIRPSFMSRMEQSGVRLPASTFRERVMLRD, encoded by the coding sequence ATGACAAAGCTCCCCAGCGGACCGGCCGTCCTATCGCAGAAGGAAAAGGAAGCCGAGTTCGAGAACATCAAACGCCGCATCCACACGAAGCTGGTGGACAAGCTCGACTTGTCGCGCGTCGGCGAGCTGGAGGGAGACGTCCTCCGTCGTGAGATCCGCCTGGTCGTTGAGCACCTGTGCGACACCGAGGACACCTTCCTCAACCGCAACGAACGCGACCGCCTGGTCGAAGAGGTGCTGGACGAGACCTTCGGCCTCGGCCCGATGGAGATGCTGCTCAAGGACCCGTCGATCAGCGAAATCATGATCAACGGCCCGAAGAACGTCTTCGTCGAACGCAAGGGGAAGCTGGTCAAGACCGGCGTGGTGTTCCGCGACAACAAGCACCTGATGCAGATTATCGACCGCATCGTTTCGCGCGTCGGCCGACGCGTGGACGAGGTCTGCCCGATGGTCGACGCCCGCCTGCCGGACGGCTCGCGTGTGAACGCCATCATCCCGCCGCTGGCGCTCGACGGCCCCAGCGTCACCATCCGGCGGTTCGGCTCCAACCCGCTGAAGCTCGAGGACCTGCTGAACTACAAGAGCATGACCCCCGAGATGGTCATGCTGCTTGAGGGCGCCATGAAGGCCCACCTCAACATCATCATCTCGGGCGGCACCGGTTCCGGTAAGACGACGCTGCTCAACACGCTCTCGAGCTTCATCAGCAACGACGACCGCATCGTCACCATCGAAGACGCCGCGGAACTCCAGCTCCAGCAAGAGCACGTGGTGCGGCTCGAGACCCGCCCGCCGAACATCGAGGGGAAGGGACGCATCAGCGCCACCGACTTGGTGAAGAACTGCCTGCGTATGCGGCCCGACCGGATCATCATCGGCGAATGCCGGGGCGGCGAGACGCTCGACATGCTGCAGGCGATGAACACCGGCCACGACGGCTCGCTCACCACCTGCCACGCCAACACGCCGCGCGACGCGATCGCCCGTCTCGAGACGATGATCATGATGGCCGGCTTCGAGATGCCGATGAAGGCCATGCGGTCGCAGATCGCCGGCGCCGTGGACCTGATCGTCCAGGCGAGCCGCCTGCAAGGCGGCACCCGCAAAGTGACGCACATCACCGAGGTGATGGGGATGGAGCAGGACACCATCGTCATGCAGGACATCTTCAAGTACGTGCAGGACGGCGTCGACGAGAACGGCCGGGCCATCGGTCACTTCGTGTCGACCGGCATCCGCCCGTCGTTCATGTCGCGCATGGAGCAGTCGGGCGTCCGCCTGCCGGCCAGCACCTTCCGCGAGCGCGTGATGCTGCGGGACTGA
- a CDS encoding AAA family ATPase, whose translation MSNLLRLALVDPNDSTRESLKATLLGLESVWLEAECSRYAFFQDVLKQTNPDVGFISMDGDPDQAVDLIESISRNNPNVTLLVASSSTDGSLILRTMRAGAKEFLTQPLKPEELAAALARIHRTRFGEGQSARGCKVITVTGATGGVGVTSMAVNLGCSLAADPDHSVVLLDLDLTLGDADVFLDTVPEYTLTDVSQNVARLDFTLLRRSLTKHASGLYLLPRPVALEDALLVTPDDLSRVIGLLKATFTHLIIDASKAYNALDMLALRLSDEALMVTQLDLPCLRNVVRLMVSFERTPGLKEKTRIIVNRAGQGGASISLRKAQETLGQEVYWQVPNDFRTMIEVRNNGVPLLEQAPKAAITQSISQLAGALCGRGEADSPSEIAGRNRSWLGLWGGKSKRTAEEPDAEPSQLGG comes from the coding sequence ATGTCCAACCTGCTCCGCCTAGCTCTGGTCGATCCCAACGATTCGACCCGGGAATCGCTCAAAGCGACGCTGCTCGGGCTGGAGAGCGTCTGGCTTGAAGCGGAATGCTCGCGGTACGCCTTCTTCCAAGACGTGCTGAAGCAGACCAACCCAGACGTCGGCTTCATCTCGATGGACGGCGACCCCGATCAAGCGGTCGATTTGATCGAGTCGATCTCTCGGAACAACCCCAACGTCACGCTGCTGGTCGCCAGCAGCAGCACCGACGGGTCGCTGATCTTGCGGACGATGCGCGCCGGGGCGAAGGAGTTCCTCACCCAGCCGCTGAAGCCGGAAGAGCTCGCCGCGGCGTTGGCCCGCATCCACCGCACCCGCTTCGGCGAGGGGCAGTCGGCCCGCGGTTGCAAAGTGATCACCGTCACCGGCGCCACGGGCGGGGTGGGCGTCACCAGCATGGCGGTGAACCTGGGCTGCTCGCTCGCGGCCGACCCCGACCACTCCGTGGTGCTGCTCGACCTCGACCTAACGCTCGGCGACGCCGACGTGTTCCTCGACACGGTGCCGGAGTACACGCTCACGGACGTCTCGCAAAACGTGGCGCGGCTCGACTTCACCCTGCTGCGGCGCTCGCTCACCAAGCACGCCTCTGGGCTCTACCTGCTGCCCCGACCGGTGGCGTTGGAAGACGCGCTGCTGGTCACGCCGGACGACCTGAGCCGCGTGATCGGCCTGCTCAAGGCCACGTTCACCCACCTGATCATCGACGCCTCGAAGGCGTACAACGCGCTCGACATGCTGGCCCTGCGGCTCAGCGACGAGGCGCTCATGGTCACCCAGCTCGACCTGCCGTGCCTGCGGAACGTGGTGCGGCTGATGGTTTCCTTCGAGCGCACGCCCGGGCTGAAGGAGAAGACGCGGATCATCGTCAACCGGGCCGGGCAGGGGGGGGCGTCCATCAGCCTCCGCAAGGCGCAAGAGACGCTCGGTCAAGAAGTCTACTGGCAGGTGCCGAACGACTTCCGCACGATGATCGAAGTCCGGAACAACGGCGTCCCCTTGCTGGAACAAGCCCCCAAGGCGGCCATCACGCAATCGATCTCCCAGCTCGCCGGCGCGCTGTGCGGCCGAGGCGAGGCCGACTCCCCAAGCGAGATCGCGGGACGCAACCGCAGTTGGCTGGGTCTGTGGGGCGGCAAGTCGAAGCGCACGGCCGAAGAGCCGGACGCCGAGCCGAGTCAGCTGGGCGGCTAG
- a CDS encoding type II secretion system F family protein, whose product MTPMLISFLVFVGVAGLIAALAMLSGDKREDEIDQRLAELTGGKKKGKSAKESGGLMNASWETGSSAFEQALANHLNLHRMFVQADTSLNLSKFLLICVGSGAVGFTAAAAIGLPMKFSPVLAIGMTFLPFAWLSFKRKSRMKKFAGQLPEALELVARALRAGHSLASGMSLVAHEMSDPIGKEFNRVFEEQNLGMPMEEALNSMTERVPNLDLKFFATAVVLQRQTGGDLAEILDKIGRLVRERFQIWGQVQALTGEGRISGVVLLALPPALFAAVWRMNPDYLMLLFTDELGKKMLVGGLVMQLLGAVIIRKIVNIRV is encoded by the coding sequence ATGACCCCCATGCTGATTTCCTTCCTGGTGTTCGTCGGCGTCGCCGGCCTGATCGCCGCGCTCGCGATGCTCTCGGGAGACAAGCGCGAGGACGAGATCGATCAGCGGCTTGCCGAACTCACCGGGGGCAAGAAAAAGGGGAAGTCCGCCAAGGAATCCGGCGGCCTGATGAACGCGTCGTGGGAGACGGGCTCTAGCGCCTTTGAGCAGGCGCTGGCCAACCACCTCAACCTGCACCGCATGTTCGTGCAGGCCGACACCTCGCTCAACCTGTCGAAGTTCCTGCTGATCTGCGTCGGCAGCGGCGCCGTTGGGTTCACCGCCGCGGCGGCCATCGGCCTGCCGATGAAGTTCTCGCCGGTGCTGGCCATCGGGATGACCTTCCTCCCCTTCGCTTGGCTCAGTTTCAAACGCAAGAGCCGGATGAAGAAGTTCGCCGGACAGCTCCCCGAGGCGCTCGAGTTGGTCGCCCGCGCGCTGCGCGCCGGCCACAGCCTCGCGTCGGGGATGAGCCTGGTGGCCCACGAGATGTCCGACCCCATCGGCAAGGAGTTCAACCGCGTGTTTGAGGAGCAGAATCTCGGCATGCCGATGGAGGAAGCGCTCAACAGCATGACCGAGCGGGTCCCCAACCTCGACCTCAAGTTCTTCGCCACCGCGGTGGTGCTGCAGCGTCAGACCGGCGGCGACTTGGCCGAGATCCTCGACAAGATCGGCCGGCTAGTGCGTGAGCGGTTCCAGATCTGGGGCCAGGTCCAAGCCCTCACCGGCGAAGGCCGGATCTCGGGCGTCGTGCTGCTGGCCCTGCCGCCGGCGTTGTTCGCCGCGGTGTGGCGGATGAACCCCGACTACCTGATGCTGCTGTTCACGGACGAACTGGGCAAGAAGATGCTCGTCGGGGGCCTCGTGATGCAGCTCCTGGGCGCCGTGATTATCCGCAAGATCGTGAACATCCGCGTGTAA
- a CDS encoding type II and III secretion system protein family protein produces the protein MYVCSNSRPARWLRGLLSIVVVFAGAVAPANAQDSGVPPTLENPNAALIRKISGPSERLELTTNTSRILTLEKPIPRVQVNNPDLLSVTPLSANEIQISAKKAGVTAVNLWDSDGQLHTVDVFIYGDVRELEHALKTQFPNSSIKVYRYSSSLVLTGFIDRPDYVTPIVQMAEDYSPKVINNISVGGVQQVLLKVKVFEVNRTKSRELGFDWALVSGGGGFVSARSANILTSIGGSSAISGTGQTVNFGIVSGGSNFFGMLEALQSNGVAKILAEPNLVAISGRPAQFNEGGEVPVIIPQGLGQQSIEYKPFGTQVDFLPIVLGNGRIRLEVRPRISARDEALGTPLGDTVIPGFVVRQVDTAVEMQAGQTFALAGLIQRQVFSQNRGLPYLSDMPILGAPFRKVEERVQEIELLILVTPEFIDAMDPHEVPQCLPGMATMSPDNGELYWGGHVEVPNRCNQCGQCGCVPTHGHEPCCPGGSLGSAYGCNNCQSCGGGAGGQVTHFAPTPAGMDPSYPSEMQGEMIVPQPLPATPTGPEMGGHGELVLPPAGDPYGPMGGAQSAPSTGHYAAPREPQYQRQAARPYTASAAPAGATTGGLIGPVGYDAE, from the coding sequence ATGTACGTTTGCTCAAATTCTCGCCCGGCGCGCTGGCTGCGCGGACTGCTGTCGATCGTCGTCGTGTTTGCCGGCGCCGTCGCCCCGGCGAACGCCCAGGACAGCGGCGTCCCGCCTACGCTCGAAAACCCGAACGCCGCGCTGATCCGAAAGATCAGCGGTCCGAGCGAGCGGCTTGAGCTGACAACCAACACCAGCCGGATCCTGACGCTCGAGAAGCCGATCCCGCGGGTGCAGGTGAACAACCCCGACCTGCTTTCGGTCACCCCGCTTAGCGCCAACGAGATCCAGATCTCCGCCAAGAAGGCGGGCGTGACCGCGGTGAACCTCTGGGACAGCGACGGCCAACTGCACACGGTGGACGTGTTCATCTACGGCGACGTCCGCGAGCTTGAGCACGCCCTCAAGACCCAGTTCCCGAACTCGTCGATCAAGGTCTACCGCTACAGCAGCAGCCTGGTGCTGACGGGCTTCATCGACCGCCCCGACTACGTCACGCCCATCGTGCAGATGGCCGAGGACTACTCGCCCAAGGTGATCAACAACATCAGCGTCGGCGGCGTGCAGCAGGTGCTGTTGAAGGTGAAGGTGTTTGAAGTAAACCGCACCAAGAGCCGCGAGCTGGGCTTCGACTGGGCGCTGGTGAGCGGCGGCGGCGGGTTTGTTAGCGCACGGTCCGCGAATATCCTCACCAGCATCGGCGGATCGTCCGCCATTAGTGGGACCGGGCAGACCGTTAACTTTGGCATCGTGAGCGGCGGCAGCAACTTCTTTGGCATGCTCGAGGCGCTCCAGTCGAACGGAGTCGCGAAGATCTTGGCCGAACCGAACCTGGTGGCCATCAGCGGTCGGCCCGCGCAGTTCAACGAGGGGGGTGAAGTCCCCGTGATCATCCCGCAGGGACTGGGGCAGCAGAGCATCGAGTACAAGCCGTTCGGCACCCAGGTGGACTTCTTGCCGATCGTGCTTGGAAACGGACGCATCCGACTAGAAGTCCGGCCGCGCATTAGCGCCCGCGACGAGGCCCTCGGAACGCCCCTCGGCGACACGGTGATCCCAGGATTCGTCGTCCGTCAGGTCGATACGGCCGTCGAAATGCAGGCCGGACAGACGTTCGCACTGGCGGGGTTGATCCAGCGGCAGGTGTTTAGCCAGAACCGCGGCCTGCCCTACCTGTCTGATATGCCGATCCTGGGGGCCCCCTTCCGCAAGGTAGAGGAACGCGTCCAAGAGATCGAACTGCTGATCCTGGTTACGCCCGAGTTCATCGACGCCATGGACCCGCATGAGGTGCCGCAGTGCCTGCCCGGCATGGCCACCATGAGCCCCGACAACGGCGAACTGTACTGGGGCGGCCACGTTGAGGTCCCGAACCGCTGCAACCAGTGCGGCCAGTGCGGCTGCGTGCCGACGCACGGCCACGAGCCCTGCTGCCCCGGCGGATCGCTGGGCTCGGCCTACGGCTGCAACAACTGTCAGTCGTGTGGCGGCGGCGCCGGTGGGCAAGTGACCCACTTCGCCCCCACCCCTGCCGGGATGGACCCGTCTTACCCCTCAGAGATGCAGGGCGAGATGATCGTGCCGCAGCCGCTGCCAGCGACGCCGACCGGGCCCGAGATGGGGGGCCACGGCGAGCTGGTGCTCCCCCCGGCGGGCGACCCGTACGGGCCGATGGGCGGCGCCCAATCGGCCCCCTCGACGGGCCACTACGCCGCCCCGCGGGAGCCCCAGTACCAGAGGCAAGCCGCTAGGCCCTACACCGCGTCGGCCGCCCCGGCGGGGGCAACGACGGGCGGACTCATCGGTCCGGTGGGGTACGACGCAGAGTAG
- the cpaB gene encoding Flp pilus assembly protein CpaB, with product MALALGSGLVASIGISQVMDKNRQPAGLQGETAPIYVALHNINLGDPIDAAMVSLQEWPKDRIPVGALTQLENVEGRRPRANIFAGEPILDAKLLAQGEMVDPIGGITPGFRLSTIGVDAEKSAAGLLSPGDRVDIQLFVNANPRAGIEHAMAKVILQNIRVFAIEQAVQRSADGGEARTVPKTVSLLVTPEQASKIELAQKMGDVTLIPRSPNDEAPIAATEMRFEDLMGTADKKNSREKEQQREETVKKDKGPGMLGGLMAMVRQAAKDRPPHRMTVVRADEVSELLFDATTGRPLSAQGASTGGVMPSMAAPKSVPTGAGQPTLDGVELDAAFPIDFDK from the coding sequence CTCGGTTCGGGGCTGGTCGCATCGATCGGCATCAGCCAGGTGATGGACAAGAACCGCCAGCCCGCCGGCCTGCAGGGCGAGACGGCGCCTATCTACGTGGCGCTGCACAACATCAACCTGGGCGACCCCATCGACGCCGCCATGGTGTCGCTGCAGGAGTGGCCCAAGGACCGCATCCCGGTCGGGGCCCTCACACAGCTCGAGAACGTTGAGGGACGCAGGCCGCGGGCGAACATCTTCGCCGGCGAGCCCATCCTCGACGCCAAGCTGCTGGCCCAGGGCGAGATGGTCGACCCGATCGGCGGCATCACCCCCGGCTTCCGGCTCTCCACGATCGGCGTCGACGCCGAGAAGAGCGCCGCCGGCCTGCTGAGCCCCGGCGACCGCGTAGACATCCAGTTGTTTGTGAACGCCAACCCGCGGGCCGGCATCGAGCACGCGATGGCCAAGGTGATCCTGCAGAACATCCGCGTCTTCGCCATCGAACAAGCGGTGCAGCGCTCCGCCGACGGCGGCGAGGCCCGCACGGTGCCCAAGACCGTCTCCCTGCTGGTGACCCCCGAGCAGGCGAGCAAGATCGAGCTGGCGCAGAAGATGGGCGACGTCACCCTGATCCCGCGCAGCCCCAACGACGAGGCGCCGATCGCCGCGACAGAGATGCGGTTCGAGGACCTCATGGGGACCGCCGACAAGAAGAACTCACGCGAGAAAGAGCAGCAACGTGAAGAGACAGTCAAGAAGGACAAGGGCCCCGGGATGCTCGGCGGCCTGATGGCGATGGTCCGACAGGCGGCCAAGGATCGTCCGCCCCACCGGATGACGGTCGTGCGAGCCGACGAGGTGTCCGAGCTTCTGTTCGACGCCACGACCGGACGCCCGCTATCGGCGCAGGGGGCCTCGACGGGCGGCGTGATGCCGTCGATGGCGGCGCCCAAGAGTGTTCCAACGGGGGCCGGCCAGCCAACGCTTGACGGCGTTGAACTGGACGCCGCGTTCCCGATCGACTTCGACAAGTAA